A window from Rana temporaria chromosome 8, aRanTem1.1, whole genome shotgun sequence encodes these proteins:
- the LOC120910099 gene encoding gastrula zinc finger protein XlCGF26.1-like: protein MIMKSEQEDISQPCDTDGCDVRNSSERHLLLSADCKSEDNVITQDPPGGNPNTQNIHHRPSCPETSMDPSDQGESSHQSHTMIVNIHVRSHTADRSTDPSNPEESSSPHEGDHRGDHLFSCSECEKSFTKKRSLTRHQNFHTRERPYSCSECGKSFTHQGIFVRHRIIHTGERPYSCSECGKCFTRKGTLIQHQSVHTVERPFPCSECGKSFNYKSILVKHLRIHTGERPYSCSECGKSFTHKGALNRHQKLHTNEYNFPCSECRKSFTHQAALVIHQRIHTDERPYSCLECGKCFTLKGNLVNHQRIHTGERPFSCSECRKSFTGKGDLVNHQRIHTGERPYSCSECGKSFTMKGNLIRHQSVHTSEHPFPCSECGKSFTEKGTLVKHQRIHTGEGPYSCSECGKSFNRKGILVKHLRIHTGERPYSCSECRKSFTEKGHLVKHFRIHTGERPYSCSECGKSFTEKGHLLTHRRIHTGKRP, encoded by the coding sequence ATGGATGTGATGTGAGGAATTCCTCGGAGAGACATCTTCTATTATCTGCTGATTGTAAGTCAGAAGATAATGTCATCACACAGGATCCTCCAGGAGGAAatccaaatacacaaaatatacatcaCAGACCTTCCTGTCCGGAGACATCAATGGATCCCTCTGATCAGGGGGAATCTTCTCATCAATCACATACTATGATTGTAAATATCCATgtaagatctcacactgcagatagatCAACAGATCCTTCTAATCCCGAGGAATCTTCCTCACCCCATGAAGGAGATCACCGAGGTGACCATCTattctcatgttcagagtgcgagaAATCTTTCACTAAGAAGAGATCACTTACTAGACACCAGAATTTTCACACACGTgaacgtccttattcatgttcagagtgcgggaaatctttcactcatcAAGGAATTTTTGTTAGACATCGGataattcacacgggtgagcgtccttattcatgttcagagtgcgggaaatgtttcactcggAAAGGAACCCTTATTCAGCATCAGAGCGTTCACACGGTTGAGCGTCCTTtcccttgttcagagtgcgggaaatctttcaattaTAAATCAATCCTTGTTAAACATCTTAGAATTCACACAGGAgaacgtccttattcatgttcagagtgcgggaaatctttcacccaTAAGGGAGCACTTAACAGACACCAGAAACTTCACACAAATGAGTATAATTTTCCTTGTTCAGAGTGCAGGAAATCTTTCACTCATCAAGCAGCTCTTGTTATACATCAGAGAATTCATACAgatgagcgtccttattcatgtttagagtgcgggaaatgtttcactctgaaaggaaaccttgttaatcatcaaagaattcacacaggtgagcgtcctttttcatgttcagagtgcaggAAATCTTTCACTGGCAAAGGAGACCTTGTTAATCATcaaagaattcacacaggtgaacgtccatattcatgttcagagtgcgggaaatctttcactatgAAAGGAAACCTTATTCGGCACCAGAGCGTTCACACAAGTGAGCATCCTTtcccttgttcagagtgcgggaaatctttcactgaaAAAGGAACCCTTGTTAAACATcaaagaattcacacaggtgagggtccttattcatgttcagagtgcgggaaatctttcaatagGAAAGGAATCCTTGTTAAACATcttagaattcacacaggtgagcgtccttattcatgttcagagtgcagaAAATCTTTCACTGAAAAAGGACATCTTGTTAAACATtttagaattcacacaggtgagcgtccttattcatgttcagagtgcggaaaatcTTTCACTGAAAAAGGACATCTTCTTACACAtcggagaattcacacaggtaaGCGTCCATAA